The following proteins come from a genomic window of Lolium rigidum isolate FL_2022 chromosome 5, APGP_CSIRO_Lrig_0.1, whole genome shotgun sequence:
- the LOC124651097 gene encoding pollen allergen Lol p 2-A-like encodes MASSSRMLAAAALAVLFVGAMCAAPVEFTVEKGSDEKNLALSIKYNKEGDSMAEVELKEHGSNEWLALKKNGDGVWEIKSEKPLKGPFNFRFVSEKGMRNVFDDVVPADFKVGTTYKPEE; translated from the coding sequence ATGGCTTCCTCAAGCAGGATGCTCGCCGCGGCCGCGCTGGCGGTGTTGTTCGTCGGCGCGATGTGCGCGGCCCCGGTGGAGTTCACAGTGGAGAAGGGCTCCGATGAAAAGAACCTCGCGCTGTCGATCAAGTACAACAAGGAGGGCGACTCAATGGCGGAGGTGGAGCTCAAGGAGCACGGCTCCAACGAGTGGCTGGCCCTCAAGAAGAACGGCGACGGAGTCTGGGAGATCAAGAGCGAGAAGCCCCTCAAGGGGCCATTCAACTTCCGCTTCGTGTCCGAGAAGGGGATGAGGAACGTGTTCGACGATGTCGTGCCCGCGGACTTCAAGGTCGGCACCACCTACAAGCCTGAGGAGTAG